A stretch of Gossypium hirsutum isolate 1008001.06 chromosome A06, Gossypium_hirsutum_v2.1, whole genome shotgun sequence DNA encodes these proteins:
- the LOC107962180 gene encoding protein CHUP1, chloroplastic, with product MREENSFENRAKASKFGDQNQLPKSLHTKTITNQSKPKSSWGSHIVKGFTGTADKKTKVQTITVQTKKPPISNTDVPTANPSLHSHSRVKRSLISDLSCSVSATQVHPQVYPTHRRQSSGSRDLFIELDHVRSLLQDSKERELKLQAELAEWKTNVKVLDLQTQLETRNIEVDNLSHRVGSLESEKTSLCGQLATLTSILERNEENLEISKEPQSIRDLEMEVVELRRLNKELQMQKRNLACKLSSLESQLASLAKANESDVVAKVKAEASMLRHTNENLSKQVEGLQMSRLNEVEELAYLRWVNSCLRDELRNSCSTMNSDKALSPVKSKVEYGGSPNSTSSKSSERSSASIKRLNLIKKMKKWPITSQEPSSVEYAANVMDKEWVHIEELRSPGRRHSISGSKCYIQELVPNKRRQSDGFMCTKEMEKEAEPVSSQKPAASASLDFERRALRIPNPPPRPSCSVPSGPKEESCTQIPPPPPPPPPKFSVRSSTGVVKRAPQVVEFYHSLMKRDSRKDSTNGGICDVPDVANVRSSMIGEIENRSSHLLAIKADVETQGEFVNSLIREVNNAVYQNIEDVVAFVKWLDDELCYLVDERAVLKHFAWPEKKADTLREAAFGYQDLKKLESEVLYYKDDSRMPCDIALKKMVALSEKMERTVYNLLRTRESLMRNCREFQIPTDWMLDNGIMSKIKLGSVKLAKRYMKRVAMELQVKATLEKDPSMDYMLLQGVRFAFRIHQFAGGFDSETMHAFEELRNLANLLNKK from the exons ATGAGAGAAGAAAACTCATTTGAGAACAGAGCCAAAGCATCAAAATTTGGTGATCAAAATCAACTCCCAAAATCTCTGCACACCAAGACTATTACCAATCAATCCAAGCCCAAGTCTTCATGGGGTTCACACATTGTGAAGGGCTTCACAGGCACAGCTGACAAGAAAACCAAGGTTCAAACCATCACTGTCCAAACCAAGAAACCTCCTATATCAAACACTGATGTCCCCACTGCTAACCCATCTCTGCATTCTCATTCTAGAGTTAAAAGGTCCCTCATTTCTGATTTATCTTGCTCTGTCAGTGCAACCCAAGTCCACCCTCAAGTCTACCCAACTCACCGGAGGCAGTCCTCTGGTTCTCGAGATCTCTTCATCGAATTAGACCACGTTAGGAGCCTTCTTCAGGACTCTAAAGAAAGGGAGCTTAAGCTGCAAGCTGAGCTTGCCGAGTGGAAGACAAATGTTAAAGTTCTGGATCTCCAGACCCAGCTTGAAACAAGGAACATTGAAGTAGATAATCTTTCACACAGAGTTGGGTCGTTGGAGTCGGAGAAGACCAGCTTATGTGGTCAACTGGCAACTTTGACTTCCATTTTGGAAAGGAATGAGGAAAATTTGGAAATCTCAAAGGAACCGCAATCGATTAGGGATCTTGAAATGGAAGTTGTGGAGTTGAGGAGGTTGAACAAGGAGTTACAGATGCAAAAGAGGAATCTTGCTTGCAAGCTTTCATCTTTGGAATCCCAGTTAGCTTCTCTTGCCAAAGCCAATGAG AGTGATGTTGTTGCCAAAGTTAAAGCTGAGGCATCAATGTTAAGGCATACCAATGAAAACCTGAGTAAACAAGTGGAAGGTCTACAAATGAGCCGGTTGAATGAAGTTGAGGAGCTTGCATACTTGAGGTGGGTTAATTCTTGTTTACGAGATGAACTACGAAATTCATGCTCAACAATGAATTCCGATAAAGCATTAAGTCCAGTTAAAAGCAAGGTTGAATATGGAGGCTCACCGAATTCCACAAGCAGTAAGAGCTCAGAACGCAGTAGTGCAAgtataaagagattaaatttaattaaaaagatgaagaaatggcCTATCACTAGCCAGGAACCTTCCAGTGTAGAGTATGCAGCTAATGTTATGGACAAGGAGTGGGTGCATATAGAGGAGCTGAGAAGTCCTGGAAGAAGACATTCTATAAGTGGATCAAAATGTTACATACAAGAGTTGGTACCAAATAAGAGAAGACAATCTGATGGTtttatgtgtaccaaagaaatgGAGAAGGAGGCTGAGCCAGTAAGTTCTCAAAAGCCTGCTGCTTCAGCTTCGTTGGATTTTGAGAGAAGGGCTTTGAGAATTCCTAATCCTCCTCCCAGGCCTTCCTGTTCGGTCCCTAGTGGACCTAAAGAGGAAAGTTGTACACAAattccaccaccaccaccacctccccCTCCAAAGTTTTCAGTGAGAAGTAGCACTGGTGTGGTGAAGCGTGCCCCGCAAGTGGTCGAGTTTTATCATTCTCTCATGAAAAGGGATTCTAGAAAGGATTCCACAAATGGAGGAATATGTGATGTGCCCGATGTTGCAAATGTTCGTAGCAGCATGATCGGTGAAATTGAGAATAGATCATCACACTTGCTTGCT ATAAAGGCGGATGTTGaaactcaaggagaatttgtgAATTCGTTGATAAGAGAAGTCAATAATGCTGTTTATCAGAACATTGAAGACGTTGTAGCATTTGTTAAGTGGCTTGATGACGAACTTTGCTATCTA GTTGATGAAAGGGCAGTGTTGAAGCACTTTGCTTGGCCAGAGAAAAAAGCTGACACATTGCGAGAAGCAGCATTCGGATACCAAGATCTCAAGAAATTGGAATCTGAGGTGTTATACTACAAGGATGATTCCAGGATGCCTTGTGATATTGCCTTAAAGAAAATGGTTGCCTTGTCTGAGAA GATGGAACGTACTGTTTATAACCTCCTACGTACAAGAGAGTCATTGATGCGCAACTGCAGGGAATTCCAAATTCCCACAGACTGGATGCTTGATAATGGGATTATGAGCAAG ATTAAGCTTGGATCAGTGAAACTGGCGAAGAGGTACATGAAACGGGTAGCCATGGAACTGCAGGTGAAGGCAACCTTGGAGAAGGATCCTTCAATGGACTATATGCTACTTCAAGGAGTCAGATTTGCATTCAGAATACATCAG TTTGCAGGAGG